One part of the Cupriavidus oxalaticus genome encodes these proteins:
- a CDS encoding thiolase family protein produces the protein MSEAVIAGVGMTQFGKFLDRNLKSLCEEAVRDALVDANVQPSQIECVFFANAAAGVVTGQEMIRAQSSLRNTGLAGKPMFNIENACASSSSALNLARATVVSGQYECVLVVGAEKLTHEDKRVSFGAFAAAVDLEETLDATIGTGTGSVFMDIYANKTRKWMKNAGVEIEDFARVCVKSRLAGSLNSKAQFRRTTTIEEVLNSRMVSDPLTLFMCSSIGDGASAIVICSAEFARKLGVKVPVYIKACSVVSATGVPGAELVAVSAARLAYEEAGVGPEDIHVAELHDASAPAELIHYENLGLCQPGEAGALIRSGATSIGGRISVNPSGGLLSRGHPVGATGSAQIVELTEQLRGQAGSRQRPGAKVALAENNGGQMSGDSAVALVTILTT, from the coding sequence ATGAGCGAAGCAGTGATCGCAGGCGTCGGGATGACGCAATTCGGAAAATTTTTGGATCGCAATCTGAAATCATTGTGCGAAGAAGCGGTGCGTGACGCACTAGTCGACGCCAATGTACAGCCGTCACAGATTGAATGTGTTTTCTTTGCAAACGCCGCAGCCGGAGTAGTGACCGGTCAGGAAATGATCCGTGCCCAGTCATCACTTCGCAACACCGGGCTTGCTGGTAAGCCGATGTTCAATATCGAAAACGCATGTGCCTCAAGTAGTTCCGCATTGAATCTTGCACGCGCTACGGTGGTATCAGGCCAATATGAATGCGTCCTTGTAGTTGGTGCTGAGAAGCTGACCCATGAGGACAAGCGCGTTAGTTTTGGCGCGTTCGCGGCAGCGGTGGACCTCGAAGAGACGCTCGATGCCACTATCGGTACCGGTACTGGAAGCGTTTTCATGGACATTTACGCTAACAAGACGCGTAAATGGATGAAGAATGCCGGTGTGGAAATCGAAGACTTTGCCCGTGTATGCGTGAAGAGCCGGTTGGCCGGTTCGCTCAACAGTAAGGCGCAGTTTCGTCGAACCACAACCATCGAGGAAGTTCTCAACAGCCGCATGGTGAGCGATCCCCTGACGCTATTCATGTGCTCATCGATCGGCGATGGCGCTTCAGCGATTGTTATTTGCTCCGCTGAATTTGCTAGGAAGCTTGGCGTTAAAGTACCCGTATATATCAAAGCCTGCTCTGTGGTCAGCGCCACTGGCGTTCCAGGAGCAGAGCTTGTAGCGGTGAGCGCGGCAAGGCTGGCGTATGAAGAAGCAGGTGTGGGACCGGAAGATATCCACGTTGCCGAGCTGCACGACGCTTCAGCTCCGGCTGAGCTGATTCACTACGAGAATCTTGGACTATGTCAGCCTGGTGAAGCGGGTGCATTGATTCGCTCTGGCGCTACTTCGATTGGCGGTCGGATCTCGGTGAATCCCAGCGGCGGCTTGCTAAGCCGCGGCCATCCTGTCGGTGCCACTGGGTCTGCTCAGATTGTCGAACTGACAGAACAGCTGCGTGGCCAGGCCGGTTCGCGTCAACGTCCCGGGGCAAAGGTCGCTTTGGCCGAAAACAATGGTGGACAAATGTCGGGCGACTCTGCCGTTGCGCTCGTAACGATCCTGACAACCTGA
- a CDS encoding SDR family oxidoreductase yields the protein MTEQVAIVTGGAQGIGRGIVEALLNNGYRVAAFDLNEQALQHAADVLGSDRFLPLNVDVTSSEAVYSATAEVAGHWKTADVLVNNAGISRDKRITKMSEEDWDFVMNLNLRSQFLCVKAVVEGMIAQNYGRIINLSSRAWLGGFGQANYSAAKGGVVSFTRSLAIELASKGITANSIAPGIIETPLFNSFTDEVKEKLKKSVPVARIGQPSDVAAAALMFASREASYITGQTLYVCGGRSLSSPSV from the coding sequence ATGACTGAGCAAGTAGCAATCGTCACCGGCGGAGCACAAGGTATTGGGCGCGGCATTGTAGAAGCGTTGCTGAACAATGGCTATCGTGTAGCGGCATTCGATCTGAACGAGCAAGCGCTGCAGCACGCGGCAGACGTGCTGGGATCCGATCGCTTCCTTCCCCTTAATGTGGACGTGACTTCGTCGGAGGCCGTCTATAGCGCAACCGCCGAAGTCGCGGGTCATTGGAAAACAGCTGATGTCTTAGTCAATAACGCAGGCATCAGTCGCGACAAACGTATTACGAAGATGAGCGAGGAGGATTGGGATTTTGTCATGAACCTCAATCTTCGTTCGCAGTTTCTTTGTGTGAAAGCGGTGGTAGAGGGCATGATCGCCCAGAACTATGGGCGCATTATTAACCTATCCTCCCGCGCATGGCTTGGTGGATTCGGGCAAGCCAATTACTCCGCAGCGAAAGGTGGGGTGGTAAGCTTCACACGGTCGCTGGCGATCGAACTGGCATCTAAAGGCATCACTGCTAACTCTATTGCACCAGGAATCATTGAGACTCCGCTGTTCAACAGCTTCACTGACGAAGTCAAGGAAAAGTTGAAGAAAAGCGTTCCCGTGGCCCGGATTGGCCAGCCGTCTGACGTGGCCGCAGCCGCATTGATGTTTGCAAGCAGGGAAGCGTCATACATCACCGGACAGACATTATACGTCTGCGGTGGGCGGTCCTTATCCAGTCCCAGCGTCTGA